From Candidatus Eremiobacteraceae bacterium, a single genomic window includes:
- a CDS encoding PilN domain-containing protein has translation MININLLPSAQRKPIVVFDRGMAVGLIIIVAEILAIIGFSWWMNNQIADINTKIDAETQRVAVEQAQVKEVDDLRDEVTQLQAKAELLERIKQSPIQLAEVLKALGQVTPGGVWYTNVGVTHEGDGGSVALTGKTTTYREIADLMLNLDASDMFGDATLSNSSTELGRNLSAGGNVTFTMTGQLSPAVIGQ, from the coding sequence ATGATCAACATCAACCTGCTTCCGAGCGCACAACGCAAGCCGATCGTCGTTTTCGATCGCGGCATGGCGGTCGGGCTGATCATCATCGTCGCCGAGATCCTTGCGATCATCGGATTCTCGTGGTGGATGAACAACCAGATCGCGGATATCAACACAAAGATCGACGCCGAGACGCAAAGGGTCGCGGTCGAGCAGGCGCAGGTCAAAGAAGTCGACGACCTGCGCGACGAAGTCACGCAGCTGCAAGCCAAGGCAGAATTGCTCGAGCGCATCAAGCAGAGCCCGATACAGCTCGCTGAGGTGCTCAAGGCGCTTGGGCAAGTGACGCCCGGCGGCGTTTGGTACACGAACGTCGGCGTGACGCACGAAGGCGATGGCGGTTCGGTCGCGCTCACGGGCAAGACCACCACGTACCGCGAGATCGCGGACCTCATGCTGAATCTCGACGCGTCGGACATGTTCGGCGACGCGACACTTTCGAACAGCTCGACTGAGTTGGGCAGAAATCTGAGCGCGGGCGGCAACGTGACGTTCACGATGACCGGTCAGCTCTCGCCGGCGGTGATCGGACAATGA